A stretch of Fundicoccus culcitae DNA encodes these proteins:
- the fmt gene encoding methionyl-tRNA formyltransferase — protein sequence MTTIIFMGTAAFSATVLQRLIDENYHIEAVVSQPDRPVGRKRVLQPTAVKQVALDNHIAVYQPEKLNQSAEMAELLTKEVDFIVTAAYGQYIPKQLLKLPKYYAVNVHASLLPKYRGAAPIQYAIWKGENETGVSIMEMVAEMDAGGVFAQQSVTIDSQDDAGDLFNKLAVIGSNLLIEVLPLIINENKQPQPQDEDLVTYAPMLKREEEQIDWSLEAKDIDQHVRAFRPNPSTYSWVNNQRVKIWAGFPIDWTDKSRADIGEILAMTDNYLVIQAGNNTYFAITEWQESGKRRMLIKQAYNGLNTNEWVGQKFYWK from the coding sequence ATGACGACTATTATTTTTATGGGAACCGCTGCGTTTTCGGCGACGGTGCTCCAACGACTAATTGACGAAAATTATCACATTGAGGCGGTTGTGTCGCAACCTGACCGGCCAGTAGGTAGAAAACGCGTATTACAACCAACCGCTGTCAAACAAGTGGCACTCGATAATCACATTGCTGTTTATCAACCTGAAAAACTAAATCAATCAGCAGAAATGGCTGAATTACTAACAAAAGAAGTCGATTTTATCGTAACGGCTGCATATGGACAATATATTCCTAAGCAATTACTTAAGCTACCAAAATATTATGCTGTCAATGTACATGCGTCCTTACTGCCAAAATATCGTGGAGCAGCACCTATTCAATATGCCATTTGGAAAGGTGAAAATGAAACAGGTGTGAGTATTATGGAAATGGTGGCTGAGATGGATGCTGGTGGTGTTTTTGCGCAACAATCAGTGACCATTGACTCCCAAGATGATGCGGGTGATTTGTTTAATAAATTAGCAGTCATCGGATCGAATCTATTGATTGAGGTATTACCTTTAATTATTAATGAAAACAAGCAACCACAGCCACAAGATGAGGATTTGGTGACTTATGCTCCTATGCTAAAAAGAGAAGAGGAGCAAATAGATTGGTCTTTGGAAGCTAAAGATATTGACCAACATGTTCGAGCTTTTAGACCGAATCCTTCCACTTATAGTTGGGTGAATAATCAGCGGGTCAAAATATGGGCAGGTTTTCCCATCGATTGGACAGATAAAAGCAGAGCTGACATTGGTGAAATACTGGCGATGACAGACAATTATCTTGTTATTCAAGCGGGGAATAATACTTACTTTGCCATTACCGAATGGCAGGAAAGTGGTAAACGCCGGATGCTTATCAAACAAGCCTATAATGGTCTAAACACCAATGAATGGGTGGGACAAAAGTTTTACTGGAAATGA